A part of Candidatus Electrothrix aestuarii genomic DNA contains:
- a CDS encoding DUF6444 domain-containing protein codes for MHLSREELLKIDKQFIDSLPGKSAKELCLLALDDLKELHERLGQNSENSSMPPSSNFPWARFDADAQADEEEPDEEQVEATDIELDDSDEESAEHDENADRSDQQDSPENTDDRPKGNKPGKQPGATGHGRTQKLPVHDTIIHKAGTCSACNLELDETCDFTARTGHYVVDIEVGDATGPGIEVINTKHIYGDTTCGGCGHVNRLMPHRLEKTKTGGLK; via the coding sequence ATGCACCTATCCAGAGAAGAGTTGCTAAAAATAGATAAGCAGTTTATTGACTCCTTGCCCGGTAAGAGTGCAAAGGAGCTGTGCCTGCTCGCACTTGATGACCTCAAAGAACTTCACGAACGGCTGGGTCAAAATTCCGAAAACAGCTCCATGCCTCCCAGCTCAAATTTCCCCTGGGCCCGGTTTGATGCCGACGCTCAAGCCGACGAGGAGGAACCGGATGAAGAGCAAGTCGAAGCCACGGACATAGAACTCGACGATTCTGACGAGGAGTCCGCCGAGCATGATGAGAATGCGGACAGGTCCGACCAGCAGGATTCCCCCGAAAATACCGATGATCGCCCCAAGGGCAATAAACCCGGCAAGCAACCCGGTGCCACCGGGCATGGTCGAACGCAAAAACTTCCCGTACACGACACCATCATTCACAAAGCAGGCACCTGCTCGGCTTGTAACCTTGAGCTGGACGAAACATGCGACTTCACCGCTCGCACCGGTCATTATGTCGTTGATATTGAGGTGGGCGATGCCACCGGTCCGGGAATAGAGGTGATCAACACCAAGCATATCTACGGAGACACGACTTGCGGCGGCTGTGGTCATGTCAATCGGCTTATGCCCCATCGTCTCGAAAAAACGAAGACTGGGGGGTTGAAATAA